AGCTGGTAGAGATAGGCGTGATGCCGAACCTGGAGGTAGGAAAAGCCGAGTACGATGGCTACATACGGGGAGGGCTTATAACCCAGCTGTCGCGCATTGCGCCGGGCGAGGTGATTGAGGAAGACCACATGCGTAACCGCCAGATGATTGCCGCCTGGGCCTTTGAGAAAGGCAAGAAAGACAACGTGATTGAGAAGGTGACCAAAAACGGCAAGACCTACTTTAAGATCAATGATTACCAGAAGCTGCGCGCCTTGTTTGGGCAGTTGCTGCGCGAGACCCAGCGCATTACCTCTGAAGGCGACTTGGCTGCCGCCAAGAACCTGGTAGAGACCTACGGCGTGAAAGTAGACAAAGCCCTGCACCAGGAAGTGCTTCAGCGCTACGCTACCCTGAAAATTGCCCCCTACAGCGGCTTTATTCAGCCTAAGCTGAGCCCGGTGGTAAAGGACGGGAAGATTGTAGACGTGCTGCTGGTGTACCCAGATAACTTCACGCAGCAGATGCTGGAGTATGGCACCGTATACAACCTGCTGCCGCATTACAACTAAATTGCGTTTTAGGCCTGTTTTTGAGAAAACGGCCCCAAAACAGAAAAGCCCGCCACATGCGCCGGGCTTTTCTGTTTTGGGGCCGTTCTGTTTAAATGAAAGCTTAGGCCTTACTTCAAGACATCTGCCTGCAAAATGCGGGCGGTCACCAGCAGTTGGCCCACGTGGCGTTGGGTATGTTCGGCGGCATGGAAGAGGAGCCCCAGCACCGTAGACGGAAGCTGTGCCCGGCCTACGCCCCTGAAATGGGTAAGTTTATCGGGATTAGTGGCTTTCAATTGGGCCAGGGCCTTGTCTACCTGTTCTTCAAAGGCTTTTACCAGGCCAATGACCGTATGCCCCGGGCCAGACCCTTCGGACTGCAGGTAGGCCAGGGCTTCTTTTGACAGGGTTTCGCCGCGGGCGTAGGTGAACAGGCGCTCCAGCACGCCTTCCAGGTGTTGGAGGTGAAAGCCTACCGAGGCCAGGTCGGCGGGCTGTTTCCAGAGCAGGTGCTCCGGGAAATCCTGCAGGAGGATCTGTATCTCTTCGCGGGCCTGCAGCAGGGCATGGGCCACGGGTTGCAATAGGGCCGGTATGTCTGGCAAAGGGCCTCTAAGCCAGACCTCTGGTTTCTTTTCTTTATCCATGGACGTTGGTTTCAAATTTGCCTAAACGTAAAAATGCCCGACCAAGTGGCCGGGCATTTTTAGTATTTCAATCCTTTCTTAATCCGTTACTGGATGAAGAGACGGAACTCAGCACGACGGTTTTTAGCGCGTCCGGAGTTAGTGGTGTTAGGAGCGATTGGACGCTCTTCGCCAAATCCTTCAGTGATCACACGGTCAGAGGCAATGCCTTTGGTGTTGGTGAAGTAAGACTTGGCAGATTCAGCTCTACGTACAGACAGCTCCTGGTTGTACTCATTTGAACCAATGTGGTCAGCGTGGCCAGAGATACGCAGGTTGTAGTGCGGATATTTACCCAACATGGTAGCGATTCTG
This Rufibacter radiotolerans DNA region includes the following protein-coding sequences:
- a CDS encoding DinB family protein, with the protein product MDKEKKPEVWLRGPLPDIPALLQPVAHALLQAREEIQILLQDFPEHLLWKQPADLASVGFHLQHLEGVLERLFTYARGETLSKEALAYLQSEGSGPGHTVIGLVKAFEEQVDKALAQLKATNPDKLTHFRGVGRAQLPSTVLGLLFHAAEHTQRHVGQLLVTARILQADVLK